A part of Microcoleus sp. AS-A8 genomic DNA contains:
- a CDS encoding HNH endonuclease: MGKVLVLNASYEPLNITNWRRAVVLLIKGKAEQVEHNGKYVYSEFPLPTVIRLRHYVRVPYKEIPLTRRNILHRDGHSCQYCGYTGDELTLDHVIPRSRHGGDTWENIVTACVRCNVKKGSRTPKEANMILRNQPRRPYSSLHFEVAKHVKGGLHQEWRKYVIGI, translated from the coding sequence ATGGGCAAGGTTCTGGTGTTAAACGCCTCCTACGAACCGCTCAATATCACCAACTGGCGACGGGCGGTTGTCTTGTTGATCAAAGGGAAAGCGGAGCAGGTTGAACACAACGGCAAATACGTCTACTCAGAATTCCCTCTCCCTACAGTTATCCGACTTCGGCATTACGTGCGGGTTCCCTACAAAGAAATCCCTCTAACTCGCCGAAATATCCTCCACCGGGATGGACACTCTTGTCAATACTGCGGTTATACGGGTGATGAACTCACGCTCGATCATGTGATTCCTCGCTCTCGCCACGGAGGAGATACTTGGGAAAATATTGTCACCGCCTGTGTACGCTGCAATGTTAAAAAAGGCAGCCGCACCCCTAAAGAAGCCAATATGATACTGCGGAATCAGCCTCGTAGACCTTACAGCAGCTTGCACTTTGAAGTTGCCAAACATGTGAAGGGGGGATTGCATCAAGAGTGGCGAAAGTATGTGATCGGCATTTAA
- the ndhI gene encoding NAD(P)H-quinone oxidoreductase subunit I, which yields MKFLKQVGDYAKETVQAARYIGQGLSVTFDHMQRRPVTVQYPYEKLIPSERFRGRIHFEFDKCISCEVCVRVCPINLPVVDYDFDKASKKKKLKSYSIDFGVCIFCANCIEYCPTNCLSATEEYEISTYERHELNYDNVAMGRLPYKVTQDPMVTALRELAYLPKGVLDPHDLAQGSQRAALRPEQIAEQMEPKKEETTQK from the coding sequence CTGAAGTTCCTTAAACAAGTTGGCGACTACGCCAAAGAAACCGTTCAAGCTGCCCGCTATATTGGTCAAGGTCTATCGGTTACCTTCGACCACATGCAACGGCGTCCTGTCACAGTACAGTATCCTTACGAGAAACTCATCCCTTCCGAGCGGTTTCGCGGTCGGATTCACTTTGAGTTTGATAAGTGCATTTCCTGCGAAGTCTGTGTTCGGGTTTGTCCGATTAACCTGCCAGTCGTAGACTACGACTTTGACAAAGCCAGCAAGAAGAAAAAACTCAAGAGCTACAGCATTGATTTCGGGGTTTGTATCTTCTGCGCCAACTGTATCGAATACTGCCCAACGAACTGTCTATCCGCGACCGAAGAGTACGAAATTTCCACCTACGAGCGCCACGAACTCAATTACGACAATGTGGCAATGGGACGGCTACCGTACAAAGTTACACAAGACCCAATGGTCACTGCCTTACGCGAACTGGCTTACCTGCCGAAGGGCGTTTTAGACCCGCATGATTTGGCTCAAGGTTCTCAACGCGCTGCTTTGCGTCCAGAGCAAATTGCGGAGCAGATGGAACCAAAGAAAGAAGAAACTACACAGAAATAG
- a CDS encoding bifunctional oligoribonuclease/PAP phosphatase NrnA, whose protein sequence is MPSNSLTSINDSFPSATPSELIAVEPQQPPDSHEKVSSNLSHSREKRWHESSPEEKVAEFRQMLKRHGRERQLILIQDFPDPDALSSAWAYQLIVQQHNIQCDIVYAGTLSHQENIALVKLTNLPAKRWGVQTLKDRDLSIYQGCVLIDNQGTTSQLMPLVKQSGLPIIAIIDHHRTQGDLEAEFVDIRPQTRATATILTQYLQAGLLKLDSSINEHVKCATALMHGLRSDTNRLMQAQEEDFLVAGYLSRFYDPQLLNAVLQTARSRRVMDVIERSLKNRLVQNNFSIAGVGYLRYDDRDAIPQAADFLVTEENVHTAVVYGIVHDEDEEVEVVIGSLRTNKLTLDPDEFIKEAFGQDSNGRFFGGGRMMAGGFEIPIGFLGSFNDNAEYAKMKWEVFDIQIKQKLLRLVNPKDNLINTA, encoded by the coding sequence ATGCCATCGAACTCGCTCACGTCTATTAATGATTCATTCCCATCCGCTACTCCTTCAGAGTTGATCGCTGTTGAACCTCAACAGCCTCCAGACTCTCACGAGAAGGTAAGTAGTAATCTCAGTCATTCTCGTGAGAAACGGTGGCATGAATCCTCACCTGAAGAGAAGGTCGCTGAATTTCGACAGATGCTGAAGCGTCATGGCAGAGAACGTCAGCTCATTCTCATCCAAGATTTCCCTGACCCGGATGCCTTGTCCAGCGCTTGGGCTTACCAGCTCATTGTGCAACAGCACAATATCCAATGTGATATTGTCTACGCGGGGACTCTCTCGCACCAGGAAAACATTGCGTTGGTTAAGCTAACTAACTTACCCGCAAAACGCTGGGGTGTCCAGACGTTGAAGGATCGCGATTTATCGATCTATCAAGGCTGTGTGCTGATCGATAACCAGGGAACAACGAGTCAATTGATGCCTCTGGTCAAACAATCCGGTCTGCCGATCATCGCAATTATTGACCATCACAGAACTCAGGGCGACTTAGAAGCTGAGTTTGTCGATATTCGTCCTCAGACACGAGCGACAGCCACGATTTTAACCCAGTACCTTCAGGCGGGGTTACTGAAACTAGACAGTAGCATTAATGAACATGTTAAGTGTGCTACAGCCTTAATGCATGGTCTGAGATCGGATACCAATCGGCTTATGCAGGCACAGGAAGAAGATTTCTTGGTGGCAGGGTATCTCAGTCGGTTCTATGACCCCCAATTGCTGAATGCTGTACTCCAAACCGCGCGATCGCGCCGCGTCATGGATGTGATTGAGCGATCGCTCAAAAATCGCCTGGTACAGAATAACTTCTCCATTGCGGGGGTTGGCTACCTGCGTTACGATGACCGGGATGCTATCCCCCAAGCGGCTGACTTTTTGGTGACGGAAGAAAACGTTCATACGGCAGTGGTTTATGGCATCGTTCACGACGAAGACGAAGAAGTAGAAGTCGTGATTGGCTCCTTGAGAACCAACAAACTCACCCTTGACCCCGATGAGTTCATCAAAGAAGCTTTTGGTCAAGATAGTAATGGACGCTTCTTTGGCGGTGGACGCATGATGGCAGGTGGATTTGAAATTCCCATTGGGTTTTTGGGCAGCTTCAATGATAATGCTGAGTACGCCAAGATGAAGTGGGAAGTGTTTGATATCCAAATTAAGCAAAAACTTCTGCGCCTGGTGAATCCCAAGGACAATCTGATCAATACCGCCTAA
- the nuoK gene encoding NADH-quinone oxidoreductase subunit NuoK, with protein MHLQLQYFLLLAAALFCIGIYGLITSRNAVRVLMSIELMLNAVNLNLMGFSNFIDPQEIKGQVFTVFVITVAAAEAAVGLAIVLSIYRNRETVDMEQFNLLKW; from the coding sequence ATGCACCTCCAACTCCAATACTTCTTACTTTTAGCGGCTGCTCTGTTCTGTATTGGCATTTATGGCTTAATTACGAGCCGCAATGCTGTTCGAGTGCTGATGTCAATTGAACTCATGCTAAATGCCGTGAACCTGAATTTAATGGGGTTCTCCAACTTTATTGATCCACAAGAGATTAAAGGTCAGGTGTTTACGGTGTTTGTCATTACTGTGGCAGCAGCAGAAGCAGCAGTAGGTTTAGCGATTGTGCTTTCGATTTACCGCAACCGTGAGACGGTGGATATGGAGCAATTTAACCTGCTCAAATGGTAA
- a CDS encoding citrate synthase: MTACEYRPGLEGIPVAQSSISYVDGQKGILEYRGIRIEELASHSTFLETSYLLIWGELPTKEELEVFEYEIRHRRRIKYRIRDMMKCFPETGHPMDALQASAAALGLFYSKRALDNPDYIREASVRLLAKIPTMVAAFKQMRKGNDPVQPNDDLDYSANFLYMLNEQKPDPLAARIFDICLTLHAEHTMNASTFSAMVTASTLTDPYAVVASAVGTLAGPLHGGANEEVITMLEEIGSVENVRSYVEDCVQRKSKIMGFGHRVYKVKDPRATILQNLAEQLFEKFGHDEYYEIAVALEQAVEEKLGQKGIYANVDFYSGLVYRKLGIPTDLFTPIFAIARVAGWLAHWKEQLEENRIFRPTQIYTGVHSVDYLPMEKR; encoded by the coding sequence ATGACAGCTTGCGAGTATAGACCAGGTTTAGAAGGTATTCCCGTTGCTCAATCCAGTATTAGCTATGTCGATGGACAAAAGGGAATACTGGAGTATCGTGGTATTCGCATTGAAGAACTCGCATCACACAGCACGTTTCTGGAAACATCGTATCTGCTGATTTGGGGTGAGCTGCCGACCAAGGAAGAACTCGAGGTCTTTGAATATGAAATTCGCCACCGTCGGCGGATCAAGTATCGAATTCGGGACATGATGAAGTGCTTCCCGGAAACAGGTCACCCGATGGACGCACTGCAAGCCTCGGCGGCGGCACTCGGTCTTTTTTACTCCAAACGAGCGCTAGATAACCCCGATTATATTCGGGAGGCATCGGTTCGCCTGTTGGCAAAAATCCCAACGATGGTGGCAGCTTTCAAGCAAATGCGTAAAGGCAACGACCCTGTTCAGCCTAATGATGACTTGGATTACTCTGCCAACTTTTTGTACATGCTCAATGAGCAAAAACCTGATCCTCTAGCGGCTCGGATTTTCGACATCTGCTTGACGCTCCACGCCGAACACACGATGAATGCGTCCACATTCTCGGCAATGGTCACCGCATCGACATTGACTGACCCCTATGCTGTGGTGGCTTCCGCCGTGGGAACGTTAGCCGGGCCTTTGCATGGTGGAGCGAATGAAGAAGTGATCACCATGTTGGAAGAAATAGGCTCCGTGGAAAATGTCCGCTCCTATGTAGAGGATTGCGTGCAGCGTAAGTCCAAAATCATGGGTTTTGGTCACCGGGTTTATAAAGTGAAAGACCCACGAGCAACAATCCTGCAAAACTTAGCAGAGCAACTGTTTGAGAAGTTTGGTCACGATGAGTACTATGAGATTGCCGTTGCACTAGAACAGGCCGTCGAGGAAAAACTGGGTCAGAAAGGAATTTACGCCAATGTTGATTTCTATTCCGGGTTGGTTTACCGGAAATTGGGGATTCCTACAGACTTGTTTACACCGATTTTTGCGATCGCACGGGTGGCCGGTTGGCTCGCTCACTGGAAAGAACAGTTGGAAGAAAACCGAATTTTTCGACCCACTCAAATCTACACGGGTGTCCACAGTGTTGATTATCTTCCCATGGAAAAACGCTAG
- the nuoH gene encoding NADH-quinone oxidoreductase subunit NuoH: MNPGIDLQGNFIQSLRDLGIPPGAAKAIWMPLPMFLMIIGTTVGVLVLVWLERKISAAAQQRIGPEYAGPLGVLQPVADGLKLVFKEDIVPAKADRWLFTLGPILVVLPVFLSYLIVPFGQNLVITDVGTGIFLWIALSSVQPIGLLMSGYASNNKYSLLGGLRAAAQSISYEIPLALAVLAIVLMSNSLSTIDIVEQQSGYGILGWNIWRQPVGFLIFWISALAECERLPFDLPEAEEELVAGYQTEYAGMKFALFYIGSYVNLVLSALLVAVLYLGGWEFPIPLDQLANWLGVSETSSWLQVITASLGITMTLLKAYFLVFIAILLRWTLPRVRIDQLLNLGWKFLLPIGLVNLLLTAALKLAFPFAFGG, translated from the coding sequence ATGAATCCAGGAATTGACCTCCAAGGAAATTTTATTCAATCGCTTAGGGACTTGGGCATCCCACCTGGTGCGGCTAAAGCCATTTGGATGCCGCTACCGATGTTTCTGATGATTATCGGTACAACGGTGGGCGTCTTGGTACTCGTCTGGCTAGAACGGAAAATTTCTGCTGCGGCTCAACAGCGCATTGGCCCCGAATACGCCGGTCCCCTGGGTGTTCTCCAGCCTGTAGCAGATGGTCTGAAGCTAGTCTTTAAAGAAGACATTGTTCCCGCTAAAGCGGATCGGTGGCTCTTCACACTCGGACCCATCCTTGTCGTGCTGCCTGTGTTTCTGTCCTACTTAATTGTGCCTTTTGGACAGAACCTCGTCATCACCGATGTGGGAACAGGGATATTCTTATGGATTGCTTTATCCAGCGTTCAGCCGATTGGTTTGTTAATGTCAGGCTATGCCTCCAACAATAAATACTCGCTGTTGGGTGGCTTGAGGGCGGCAGCACAATCGATTAGTTACGAAATTCCTCTAGCGCTGGCAGTCCTCGCTATTGTGCTGATGTCCAACAGCCTGAGCACTATTGATATTGTGGAGCAGCAATCGGGCTACGGCATTTTGGGCTGGAACATTTGGCGTCAACCCGTGGGTTTCCTGATCTTTTGGATTTCCGCTTTGGCAGAATGTGAGCGACTACCCTTTGACCTTCCGGAAGCGGAAGAAGAACTAGTGGCTGGGTATCAAACCGAGTACGCTGGGATGAAATTTGCTCTGTTTTATATCGGTTCCTACGTCAACCTGGTGCTGTCTGCCTTACTCGTTGCTGTTCTGTACCTGGGTGGCTGGGAATTTCCGATTCCTCTCGATCAGTTAGCCAATTGGCTGGGTGTTAGTGAAACCAGTTCTTGGTTGCAGGTGATCACCGCATCGCTGGGGATTACCATGACCCTCCTTAAGGCATATTTCCTGGTCTTTATTGCCATTCTGCTGCGCTGGACACTTCCCCGCGTTCGTATTGACCAGCTTCTTAATCTAGGATGGAAGTTCCTGCTTCCCATCGGTCTGGTTAATTTACTCCTGACTGCCGCACTTAAATTAGCATTTCCTTTTGCCTTTGGCGGTTAG
- the sixA gene encoding phosphohistidine phosphatase SixA: MELYLIRHGIAALREDYTNEQERPLTDKGRQKTAQVAKQLYDRSLRFDLILTSPLVRAKETAVILQKAGLASNVEEFPALAPDGDIEAWVSWLEQHRQTMAIEKGLALVGHQPDLGNWAEILVWGEAQEKLILKKAGVIGIKVPDTESPIGQSELFLLTSPKWFL; this comes from the coding sequence ATGGAATTATATTTAATTCGTCACGGCATCGCCGCTCTGAGAGAGGATTACACCAATGAGCAAGAACGTCCGCTAACCGATAAAGGGCGTCAAAAAACGGCTCAAGTCGCGAAACAACTTTATGACCGGAGTCTGCGTTTTGACCTAATTTTGACAAGTCCTTTAGTACGAGCCAAAGAGACGGCTGTCATCCTGCAAAAGGCGGGTTTAGCTTCCAATGTTGAAGAATTTCCCGCTCTTGCTCCAGATGGCGATATCGAGGCTTGGGTCAGTTGGCTAGAGCAACATCGGCAGACGATGGCTATAGAAAAAGGCTTGGCGTTAGTCGGTCATCAACCCGATTTAGGCAACTGGGCGGAAATATTGGTTTGGGGTGAAGCCCAAGAAAAGCTAATCCTTAAAAAAGCCGGAGTCATCGGCATAAAGGTTCCAGACACCGAGTCCCCCATAGGTCAGAGTGAACTGTTCTTGTTGACCTCGCCTAAGTGGTTCCTTTAA
- a CDS encoding NADH-quinone oxidoreductase subunit J: protein MNLAEGVQLVSFGILSVMMIGTALGVVLLSNIVYSAFLLGGVFVSIAGLYLLLNADFVAAAQLLIYVGAVNVLILFAIMLVNKREDFAPMANRWIRQGSTALVCAGLFVLLSTMVLATHWSVYTGAPIIGESSVVKIGMHFFSDFLLPFELASVLLLMAMVGAIILARRDYIPEELIPRDTGTATASTLPERPRELVSAAGATPRER from the coding sequence GTGAATCTAGCGGAAGGAGTTCAGCTTGTTTCATTTGGCATACTGTCAGTGATGATGATTGGGACAGCTTTGGGCGTAGTCCTACTTTCTAACATCGTCTACTCGGCTTTTTTATTGGGTGGTGTCTTCGTCAGCATTGCCGGTTTATATCTTTTACTCAATGCTGACTTTGTGGCAGCGGCACAATTATTGATTTATGTAGGAGCCGTTAACGTTCTGATTTTGTTTGCCATCATGCTGGTGAACAAGCGAGAGGATTTTGCGCCAATGGCTAATCGCTGGATTCGCCAAGGGTCAACCGCACTCGTTTGTGCCGGTTTGTTTGTACTTCTGAGCACAATGGTACTGGCGACACATTGGTCTGTTTATACTGGTGCGCCTATCATAGGTGAGAGTTCCGTTGTGAAGATTGGGATGCATTTCTTCAGCGACTTTTTATTGCCGTTTGAGCTAGCGTCTGTATTGTTGTTAATGGCAATGGTGGGTGCAATCATCTTGGCACGTCGGGATTATATTCCAGAGGAACTCATCCCTCGTGATACTGGCACAGCAACGGCTTCGACGCTGCCAGAACGCCCGCGTGAATTGGTGTCAGCCGCTGGTGCGACTCCAAGAGAACGTTAA